The window CCCAGCGGCTGTCCGACCTGGCCCCGGTTCCGGGCAGCCGGGTGTTCCTGACCAGCGGAGGCTCGGAGTCCGTCGAGACAGCTCTCAAACTCAGCCGAGCGGCGCACACCCAGGCAGGCAGCCCGGAGAGAACGATCGTGATCAGTCGGGCACCCAGCTACCACGGCGTGACGTACGGCGCCATGGCGCTGACCGGGCTGCCGCTGAACCACGTGGGCTTCGGGGACGGCGTCGCGGACGTCGTGCAGGTCCCCAAGGACGACCTCGACGCGGTGCGGTCCGTGATGGAGGGACACCCCGGCCGGGTGGCCGCGGTGTTCGCCGAGCCGGTCGTCGGCGCCGGCGGGGTCTTTCCACCGGCGCCGGGCTACCTGCAGGGCCTGCGTGCGCTGTGCGACGAATTCGGCGCGCACCTCGTGCTCGACGAGGTGATCTGCGGCTTCGGGCGACTCGGCAGCTTCTTCGGCGGCCAGCACTACGGCGTGCAGGCCGACCTCACCACCTTCGCGAAGGGCGTCACGAGCGGCTATGTCCCCCTCGGGGGCCTTCTCGTCGCTCCCTCCGTGCACCAGGCGCTCGCGGCCGATCCGGCGTTCGTGCTGCGGCACGGCTACACCTACTCGGGCCACGGCGCCGCGTGCGCAGCCGCCCTCGCGTGCCTGGCCATCATGGAGCGCGAGGGCCTGGTGAAGAAGGCGACGGAGATCGGTCACAGGTTGGCGCCCGCCCTGCGGTCGCTGCTGGCGGACGGGCTGGTCAGCGACGTACGCGGCGAAGGTGCCGTCTGGGCTGTGGGCGTTCCGGAGGACCAGGATCTGGTGGCGGTCCGCGACCGGGTCCTGGACGAGGGGGTCATCGTGCGGCCGATCGCGCCGGACACCTTGGCGATGTGCCCGCCGCTGGTCATCGGCGACGAGGACCTCGACCACATCCCCGCGGCGCTACGGGCGGCGCTGACGCGGTGACCGCGCCTCACGCTGCTGCTCGTCGAGCACGCGGGCGAGCTGCTGGATCGCCTGCACGGCAGGCGAATCAGGCGCGTAATCGAGCACGCACATCCCGCGCCGGTCCGCCTCGATGACGGCGTCGTCGTGCGGAATGACCCCCAGCAGCCGACGCCCGCGCTCGGCCGCGAACTCCTCCAGCCGTGGACGGTCCGCCTCCCGGACGCGGTTCCCGACGAAGGCGACGTCGGCGATGCCGAGCTCCACCGCCAGCCGATGGGCGCGGTCCGCCGTCAGCAGCACCTTGGCTGTCGGCTGGAGCACCACGAGCAGCAGATCGGCGTACCGCAGCGTCCCGCCGGCCCAGGACAGGTGCTCCAGGCCCGCCTCCATGTCGGCGACCACGAACGCGTACGGCATGGCCTGCTCGACGTTCTCGATGAAGTCACGGACCGTGACGTGGGCACTGCCCGTTCAACCGCTGCCAGCCTTCTCGGAGCGGGCGCCCAGCAGGATCGTGACGTCGTCCGGGCCGGCCTGGCCGTAGCTCGCCAGCAGTTCGGGAGGTGTCAGGCCACTCGGGACGTGCCGCCTGGGGCCGGACTGGTCGAGCAGTGACCGCATCCGGTCGGAGTCCGCCTCGCCCAGGCCGATGCTCACGCCGAGGTTGGGGTCGGAGTCGGCGTCGATGGCGATGACCTGCTGCCCCTCCCGGGACAGCGTCCGCGACAGCACCGCGGCGATCGTCGACTTGCCGACACCGCCCTTGCCCGCAATCCCCACCCGCATGGGCGACAGCATGCACCCTGAGGGTGCTGCGTGGGAATGTCCGTACGGGCAGCGGGCGCAGGCTACAAGGGTGGCTCGGTGAGTTCGATGTCGTTGCGGACGGCCATGGCGCGCAGGTCGGCGAGGTCGGCCTCGGCGATCTGCGCGATCAGCGGCTCGCCAAGGACCTCGGCCGCCTCGAGCGAGGTGGCCGCCTCCACGACACGCACGCGGAGCTCGGTGGCGAAAGCACTCGGGTCGGCCGACGAAGGGCTCTGCTGTCCAGAGTTCACTGCTCCTCCTCGGATGGTGCATGGCGGGAGGTGCCCGGACCGGGTCGGGCGCCCCCCGGCGAGCCGGCACTGTCGCATCAACGCAGGCCGGCACGCAAGGCGACCGGCAGGGCCGCCGCGGCCAGCAGCACCACCGCCACGAGCAGCAGGACGTGGTGAAGCCGTGTCGTCGGGCGATCCTGTCGGGGGGCGCACCTACCGTCGAGGCATGCGCCTGCTGCACACCTCCGACTGGCACCTCGGCCGCACCCTGCACCGGGCCGACCTGGCCCCGGCCCAGGCCGGCTTCCTGGACTTCCTCGTGGAGACCGTCCGCCGCGAGCGGGTCGACGCGGTCCTGGTCGCCGGTGACGTCTACGACCGCGCCGTTCCGTCGGTCGACGCCGTGGGGCTGTACGACGAGGCGCTGTGCCGGCTCCGGGATGCGGGGGCGCGGGTCGTGGTGACGAGCGGCAACCACGACTCGGCCTCGCGGCTCGGGGTGGGCGCCCGGCTGGTCGACGCGGCGGGGGTGCACGTCCGCACCCGCCCCCAGGACTGCGCGATGCCCGTC of the Mycobacteriales bacterium genome contains:
- a CDS encoding aminotransferase class III-fold pyridoxal phosphate-dependent enzyme; its protein translation is MPPAPSAAPAVPALLHPFARPAAPVESFIRVVRGEGAAVFDDRGRRYVDAMASLWYCNIGHGRREIGDAVAAQMCELETYHCFDRFSGPRAEELAQRLSDLAPVPGSRVFLTSGGSESVETALKLSRAAHTQAGSPERTIVISRAPSYHGVTYGAMALTGLPLNHVGFGDGVADVVQVPKDDLDAVRSVMEGHPGRVAAVFAEPVVGAGGVFPPAPGYLQGLRALCDEFGAHLVLDEVICGFGRLGSFFGGQHYGVQADLTTFAKGVTSGYVPLGGLLVAPSVHQALAADPAFVLRHGYTYSGHGAACAAALACLAIMEREGLVKKATEIGHRLAPALRSLLADGLVSDVRGEGAVWAVGVPEDQDLVAVRDRVLDEGVIVRPIAPDTLAMCPPLVIGDEDLDHIPAALRAALTR
- a CDS encoding AAA family ATPase codes for the protein MLSPMRVGIAGKGGVGKSTIAAVLSRTLSREGQQVIAIDADSDPNLGVSIGLGEADSDRMRSLLDQSGPRRHVPSGLTPPELLASYGQAGPDDVTILLGARSEKAGSG